The Paramisgurnus dabryanus chromosome 3, PD_genome_1.1, whole genome shotgun sequence genome includes a window with the following:
- the syt3 gene encoding synaptotagmin-C yields MSGDWEDDLCKKALVLVEELCFRSGGFSQSASCQEFSYMMRGPNRQMNTEISVSLLSVIVTFCGIVLLSVSLFVSWKLCWLPWRDKEGGGLSLTSGLLPGGASLGGVGGGGGSSLLPPLLHRKDTQSSSSLYPTLSQHGQHHPHFSDLMGVEGGGALVVGGVVGGPQEMQEHSYLDMDSYPNNAANIKLSQTSPELPPATEGGSAAKDLPNAHPPQQVTTRPKPMTHQLSSPDFHGEEKSEQLTSIGQIKPELYRLRQGDQGEGKQGDTCGKISFLLRYAFNTEQLVVKILKALDLPAKDANGFSDPYVKIYLLPDRKKKFQTKVHRKTLNPIFNETFQFGVPLAELHSRKLHFSIYDFDRFSRHDLIGQVVVENLLDFSEGTGEKPIWRDIVEGTAEKADLGELNFSLCYLPTAGRLTVTIIKATNLKAMDLTGFSDPYVKASLVCEGRRLKKRKTSIKKNTLNPTYNEALVFDIPNENIENVSLVIAVMDYDCIGHNEVIGMCRVGSDAEGPGREHWTAMLANPRKPIEHWHQLVEEKSITTFVSKSATASPKPHIVVDSPHSE; encoded by the exons agaTCTCTGTGAGTCTGCTCTCCGTCATCGTAACATTCTGTGGCATCGTGctgctctctgtctctctcttcgTCTCCTGGAAGCTTTGCTGGTTGCCGTGGAGAGATAAGGAAGGAGGAGGTCTAAGCTTGACGTCAGGGCTCCTACCCGGTGGTGCCAGTTTAGGTGGGGTGGGGGGTGGTGGAGGCTCTTCGCTCCTCCCTCCCCTATTGCATAGGAAGGATACACAGTCCTCCTCCTCACTATATCCCACCCTCTCACAGCATGGTCAGCATCACCCCCATTTCTCCGACCTGATGGGTGTGGAGGGCGGAGGTGCGCTGGTGGTGGGGGGTGTGGTTGGAGGTCCGCAGGAAATGCAGGAGCATTCCTACCTAGACATGGACTCGTATCCCAACAATGCTG CGAATATTAAGTTGAGTCAGACATCTCCTGAGTTGCCGCCAGCAACAGAAGGAGGCTCAGCTGCGAAAGACCTACCCAATGCCCATCCACCGCAGCAGGTCACCACTAG GCCTAAGCCCATGACTCACCAGCTCTCCAGCCCTGATTTCCATGGTGAGGAGAAGAGTGAGCAGCTGACCAGCATTGGGCAGATCAAACCAGAACTCTACCGGTTGCGCCAAGGAGACCAGGGGGAAGGCAAACAAGGCGACACCTGCGGCAAAATCAGCTTCCTCCTCCGCTACGCCTTTAA CACGGAGCAGCTGGTGGTTAAAATACTGAAAGCCCTCGACCTCCCGGCAAAAGACGCCAATGGGTTCTCCGATCCTTACGTCAAGATCTACTTACTGCCTGATAGGAAGAAGAAATTTCAGACCAAG GTGCACAGAAAAACTCTCAACCCCATTTTCAACGAGACGTTCCAGTTCGGCGTGCCGCTGGCTGAGCTGCACTCGCGCAAGCTCCACTTCTCCATCTACGACTTTGACCGGTTCTCCAGACATGACCTCATTGGTCAAGTGGTGGTGGAAAACCTGCTGGACTTCAGCGAGGGAACTGGAGAGAAGCCTATTTGGAGAGACATTGTTGAAGGAACCGCG GAGAAAGCCGACCTGGGGGAGCTGAACTTCTCACTGTGTTACCTGCCAACAGCTGGCCGATTGACCGTCACTATTATTAAGGCCACGAATTTAAAAGCCATGGACCTCACAGGCTTCTCAG ATCCGTACGTAAAAGCATCTCTGGTTTGCGAGGGACGACGGCTAAAAAAGAGGAAGACCTCCATAAAGAAGAATACTCTCAATCCAACATATAACGAAGCTCTGGTCTTTGATATACCTAATGAGAACATTGAGAACGTGTCGCTAGTCATCGCAGTCATGGACTATGACTG TATCGGTCATAATGAGGTGATCGGGATGTGCCGTGTGGGCAGTGATGCTGAAGGGCCGGGAAGAGAGCACTGGACAGCCATGCTGGCAAATCCTCGCAAACCTATTGAACACTGGCACCAGCTGGTGGAG GAAAAATCCATAACCACATTTGTGTCAAAGAGTGCCACAGCCTCCCCTAAGCCACACATAGTGGTGGACAGCCCTCACTCCGAGTAG